One Phoenix dactylifera cultivar Barhee BC4 chromosome 8, palm_55x_up_171113_PBpolish2nd_filt_p, whole genome shotgun sequence genomic window carries:
- the LOC103702526 gene encoding DNA replication licensing factor MCM6 codes for MDAFGGFFVDEKAVRVENIFLEFLKRFKLDPNAMELFYESEIEAMRSKESTTMYVDFSHVMRFNDVLQKAIGEEYLRFEPYLRNACKRFVMEHKSSENRPAIISDDSPNRDINVAFYNIPLLKRLRDLTTSEIGKLTSVMGVVTRTSEVRPELLQGTFKCLECGGVVKNVEQQYKYTEPIICMNATCANRTKWALLRQESKFTDWQRVRMQETSKEIPAGSLPRSLDVILRHEIVEKARAGDTVIFTGTLVAVPDVMALTSPGERAECRREAPQHRNASGGHEGVRGLRALGVRDLSYRLAFIANSVQLADGRRDGDIRDRRMDGDDHDKLEFTQEEEDEVMRMRNTPDFFNKLIDSICPTVFGHQEIKRAVLLMLLGGVHKLTHEGINLRGDINVCIVGDPSCAKSQFLKYTIGLVPRSVYTSGKSSSAAGLTATVAKEPETGEFCIEAGALMLADNGVCCIDEFDKMDIRDQVAIHEAMEQQTISITKAGIQATLNARTSILAAANPTGGRYDKSKPLKYNVALPPALLSRFDLVYVMIDEPDENTDYHIAHHIVRVHQKHEDALAPAFTTSELKRYITYAKSLKPQLSSEAKKVLVESYVTLRRGDTTPGTRVAYRMTVRQLEALIRLSEAIARCHLEKVVLPAHVRMAVRLLKTSIISVESSEIDLSDFQDHEDGDGNRASDQAAAEPAPANVDPVPENEGNEQETESRQKKKLVITEDHFQRVTQALVMRLRQHEEAVMQDGSGLAGMKQGDLIVWYVEQQNAQGAYSSTDEVREEVKCIKAIIERLIQREGHLIVIDDGTGSAAADGGEARRSSENRILAVAPNYVID; via the exons atggATGCTTTCGGGGGATTCTTCGTCGACGAGAAAGCGGTCCGAGTGGAGAACATCTTCCTAGAATTCCTCAAGAG GTTCAAACTTGATCCCAATGCCATGGAGCTCTTCTACGAGTCGGAGATCGAGGCGATGAGGTCCAAGGAATCCACTACCATGTATGTGGATTTCTCCCATGTCATGCGCTTCAATGACGTTCTCCAGAAGGCCATTGGGGAGGAGTATCTCAG ATTCGAGCCCTATCTGAGAAATGCTTGCAAGAGGTTCGTAATGGAGCACAAATCAAGCGAGAATAGGCCTGCCATCATCTCCGATGACAGCCCTAATAGAGACATAAATGTCGCATTCTACAACATCCCACTGCTGAAGAG ACTGAGAGATCTGACGACATCAGAGATTGGAAAGCTGACCTCAGTGATGGGGGTGGTAACACGGACAAGCGAGGTCCGACCTGAGCTCCTGCAAGGGACATTCAAGTGCCTTGAATGTGGTGGAGTTGTAAAGAATGTGGAGCAGCAGTACAAATACACGGAG CCCATAATCTGCATGAATGCAACATGTGCAAACCGAACTAAGTGGGCACTGCTCCGGCAAGAAAGCAAGTTCACAGATTGGCAGAGGGTAAGGATGCAAGAAACATCAAAGGAGATACCTGCTGGGTCTCTCCCTCGTTCCCTGGATGTCATCCTCCGGCATGAGATTGTTGAGAAGGCAAGGGCAGGAGACAC GGTCATCTTCACAGGAACTTTGGTTGCGGTGCCAGATGTGATGGCATTGACTTCACCTGGTGAGAGAGCAGAGTGCCGGCGAGAGGCTCCTCAGCATCGGAATGCATCTGGCGGTCATGAAGGTGTCAGGGGCCTTAGGGCTCTGGGAGTAAGAGACCTCTCATATCGCCTTGCTTTCATTGCGAACTCTGTGCAG CTTGCAGATGGTAGAAGGGATGGGGACATCAGGGACAGGAGGATGGATGGTGATGACCATGACAAACTGGAGTTCACT CAAGAAGAGGAAGATGAGGTTATGAGGATGAGGAACACTCCTGATTTTTTCAATAAACTAATTGATAGCATATGTCCCACTGTTTTTGGCCATCAAGAAATAAAAAGAGCGGTACTTCTTATGTTGTTGGGCGGTGTGCACAAGTTAACCCATGAAGGAATCAACCTTAGAGGTGATATCAATGTGTGCATTGTTGGAGATCCGAGTTGTGCTAAGTCTCAGTTTCTAAA GTATACTATCGGCCTAGTTCCCCGATCTGTTTATACATCAGGAAAATCCTCATCTGCTGCAGGTTTGACGGCAACAGTGGCTAAAGAGCCTGAGACTGGCGAGTTTTGTATTGAG GCAGGTGCATTGATGCTGGCTGATAATGGTGTATGTTGCATTGATGAATTCGATAAAATGGATATAAGAGACCAG GTTGCCATACATGAAGCAATGGAACAGCAGACTATAAGTATCACAAAAGCAGGAATACAAGCCACATTGAATGCTAGAACCTCCATTTTAGCAGCTGCAAATCCTACTGGAGGACGCTATGACAAGTCAAAACCACTCAAG TACAATGTAGCCCTTCCTCCTGCTCTTCTGTCAAGGTTCGATCTAGTATATGTTATGATTGATGAACCAGATGAAAACACTGATTACCATATTGCCCACCACATTGTGAGAGTTCATCAGAAACATGAAGATGCACTTGCCCCTGCATTTACCACGTCAGAGTTGAAGCGTTATATCACATATGCAAAGTCATTGAAACCTCAG CTGAGCTCAGAAGCAAAAAAAGTGCTAGTGGAATCATATGTCACTCTTCGGAGAGGGGACACTACTCCTGGAACCAGAGTTGCTTACAGAATGACAGTTAGGCAGCTGGAGGCATTGATAAGGCTATCTGAAGCCATTGCTCGGTGTCACTTGGAGAAAGTG GTGCTTCCAGCACATGTTCGCATGGCGGTAAGGCTGCTAAAAACATCCATTATCAG TGTTGAATCAAGCGAAATTGATCTTTCTGATTTCCAAGATCATGAAGATGGTGATGGGAACAGAGCTTCTGATCAAGCTGCTGCAGAACCAGCTCCTGCAAATGTTGATCCAGTACCAGAAAATGAAG GTAATGAACAAGAGACTGAGAGCCGACAGAAGAAGAAACTGGTTATAACAGAAGACCATTTTCAGAGAGTTACTCAAGCTCTTGTTATGCGCTTGCGACAGCATGAAGAGGCAGTAATGCAAGATG GAAGTGGTTTGGCTGGCATGAAGCAAGGCGATCTAATTGTTTGGTATGTCGAGCAGCAGAATGCCCAAGGTGCATACAGTTCCACCGATGAAGTGCGGGAAGAGGTCAAGTGCATCAAAGCTATTATAGAG AGGTTGATACAAAGGGAAGGACATCTGATTGTCATAGATGATGGGACAGGCTCAGCAGCTGCAGATGGTGGTGAAGCGAGGAGATCCTCTGAGAATCGGATTTTAGCTGTGGCTCCAAATTATGTCATTGATTGA
- the LOC103702525 gene encoding plasma membrane-associated cation-binding protein 1-like: protein MGYWKSKLLPKIKKMFEKNGKKAAAAEACKSFDESKEEINKEFEEKKIELQPKVVEIYEASSAEIKSVVKDRTEAGVKENSTAVTKFLEELAKIEFPGSKAAGEAATKFGPSHVTGPIFFIFERVSTFVVTEQAPAPAAEPAAPAEESSCKEEASAATEEKKEEVKQAEEATTPPPPPTEEATPAAPAEEPPKP from the exons atggGTTACTGGAAGTCCAAACTTCTTCCAAAGATTAAGAAGATGTTCGAGAAGAACGGCAAGAAGGCAGCTGCTGCCGAGGCGTGCAAGTCCTTTGATGAGTCCAAG GAGGAGATCAACAAGGAGTTTGAAGAGAAAAAGATCGAGCTCCAGCCCAAAGTAGTAGAGATCTATGAAGCTTCTTCCGCTGAgatcaag TCTGTGGTGAAGGACCGCACAGAAGCAGGAGTGAAGGAGAACTCGACGGCTGTCACTAAATTCCTTGAGGAATTAGCGAAGATCG AGTTCCCTGGCTCTAAGGCCGCCGGCGAGGCCGCCACCAAGTTTGGCCCTAGCCACGTCACAGGCccgatcttcttcatcttcgagAGGGTTTCCACCTTCGTGGTGACCGAGCAGGCCCCGGCCCCTGCCGCCGAGCCAGCCGCCCCCGCCGAGGAGAGCAGCTGCAAAGAGGAGGCATCGGCAGCCaccgaagagaagaaagaagaggtcaAACAGGCGGAGGAGGCCAccacccctccccctcctcccacCGAGGAGGCGACCCCCGCCGCGCCGGCCGAGGAGCCGCCAAAGCCTTGA